In Helianthus annuus cultivar XRQ/B chromosome 3, HanXRQr2.0-SUNRISE, whole genome shotgun sequence, a single window of DNA contains:
- the LOC118490515 gene encoding uncharacterized protein LOC118490515, which produces MAAPPPSRKQILSLFGSFLRSSRQFTDYNIREYTKRPYNRRILPQITLTNPSSVATAFSDGNYQRQVRCLQSAENIPVHICRRRDDGGSGRWCGTVVDVDGGWWRWMVVVVDDGGGRWK; this is translated from the exons ATGGCGGCGCCACCGCCCTCCCGGAAGCAAATCCTCTCACTTTTCGGCTCATTCCTCCGATCATCCCGTCAATTCACCGATTACAACATAAGAGAGTACACAAAGCGCCCGTACAATAGACGCATTTTGCCACAAATAACCCTAACAAACCCTAGCTCTGTTGCCACCGCCTTCTCCGATGGCAATTATCAGCGGCAG gtaagatgtctgcagtctgcggaaaACATACCTGTACACATctgtagaagaagag ACGATGGTGGTAGTGGACGGTGGTGTGGGACGGTGGTGGACGTggacggtgggtggtggcggtggatggtggtggtggtagacgATGGTGGTGGACGGTGGAAGTAG
- the LOC110929894 gene encoding uncharacterized protein LOC110929894 — translation MSLLPQDIIPIPSPFKPLQTKSNIHTKHGGSSLHKQNSTTHLSTPSQATDEDAPVAVKQSDDTAPPPSFINGDEPVTGMEPVFRRCTTRVERRRDREEKETGWRVFLDGDSTAVHGGDSVTLYRRVVLLEFRVLVKFGQQVSGYDQHKSTGQAQSTVESTGQSQPTRSTH, via the exons ATGTCTCTTCTTCCTCAAGACATTATTCCCATTCCTTCTCCTTTTAAACCTCTGCAAACAAAATCAAATATACACACAAAACATGGAGGGTcatctcttcataaacaaaattCCACCACACACCTCTCAACACCTTCACAGGCGACGGATGAGGACGCGCCGGTGGCGGTGAAACAGAGCGACGACACAGCCCCCCCCCCTTCGTTCATTAATGGCGACGAACCGGTGACGGGTATGGAACCCGTTTTCCGGCGATGTACAACTCGGGTAGAGAGACGGAGAGATCGAGAGGAGAAAGAGACAGGATGGCGGGTATTTTTGGACGGCGACAGCACCGCCGTACACGGCGGCGACTCGGTTACCCTTTACCGACGAGTGGTTCTG CTTGAGTTTCGGGTTCTGGTCAAGTTCGGTCAACAAGTCAGCGGGTACGATCAACACAAGTCAACCGGACAAGCTCAGTCGACCGTCGAGTCAACTGGTCAAAGCCAACCAACCCGGTCAACTCATTAG